The Megalobrama amblycephala isolate DHTTF-2021 linkage group LG1, ASM1881202v1, whole genome shotgun sequence genome segment agtcattcattcagtaacgaagtggctgtgaatgaatcattgaatcattgactctcacgattcgttcgAAGCCGCATTCGTGTGCTCTGGTTTtcgttagaaatattttttcgttgcaaaatagagtaaatactgacagtactgtgtttaaaatgttcgttttgttttttaacctgttgtataataatgcacgtttgcagtcatgtggatatttgggtacAATTGCATTCTTCCCTGATTCTTCCTCGTTATCAacatacaagaactcacacaaggtatgttttttgATATACCTTGATATAAAtccactatctgtgtctatttgttcttcatgcaagtgctaaatccccacgtttacaaaggtgcattgtcgagaacgacagtaatttagcgcgatttaaggcagcagattcggcacgcaatctatgcatgctgcttgtgtggatgcagtcattttagactgcaacacatgaggtaatttgattaaatgtaatggatttacggcattttgccagttagaaatacatgctcggttttaatattttttaaggtATGGTAGAGTTAAGTTAACTACTCCTTATTTTGTTTGCGTACCCCCtgttgtcacctcacgtacccccaggggtacgcgtaccccagtttgagaaacactgcacTAGAGGATGAGTGTCAGTGTCACGATTTGCCTTCTAGGCCTGAAAATGACACGCATATATGAAGGTGAAGTACCAGCAGGGGGGCTTAATGTCAACAACTTCCCACATAATTCCCACAGAACTGGATATTGTAAGCCATAATATTTCTTCAGGtgcggtcatttaaaaaaaatgtttctgtattcTAATgttatatttgtgtttgtggACTGTGGAGCTTTTTTTATCTATGGTGCGGTCATGAATGCTATTGGAGGActgtttgatttttcttttctttttttaacattatttttccTGTCTTTGAAGAAAATGAAGAGACTTTCTGTTTTTGAACAGGTGGCTATTCTTGTAACATTGAGGTAAAACTTTAACTCTGAACTGAAAAATATCCGATGTGGAATGAAACATCTGTAATGTACTTTTGAGTGAACTGAGAACCATTTGAGCATTCTATCAgaactgttgttgtttttctattttagaGTATTATtgttgaaagaaaataaaatgaacaaaactttatttatttatttatttattgtacatTTCTTGGTGAAATCGTAAGAGAAGTGAAACAATGAATTTATTTCATgactattgttttctttattcaTTCTCTACTCTATTTAAGAAATAAGTGTAAAACTTCTGTTATCTTGGAGGGGCATTCCTACTGTCTTGTGGGCTGATAGAGGGGAAGAGGGGTTAATCAACACCAGTATACTCTGGGGAGCTACCGTGTATTACTAAGTTCCAGAGCCTCAATCCTCATCAGTCGCTGCTACAAAAGGCAAAAGCAACATTAACAAGGCAGataaaagcatatatatatatatatatatatatatatatatatatatatatatatatatatatatataagtaacaTCTTTTTGTCAATAGCATATTCAAAAATTTCAGCTgaactgtaaattaaattatgccagattaaattgtaatacttaCATATCCTAAATTATGTCCAAAAATGCTGAGATCCATAGAGAGAAAGACTGCAATCGACGATTTAGCCAATTTCAGCCTGTCTGCAGTGAAGGGGAAGCTGTTTGAGACATGCAAGAAATCACTATGTGATGATTTTTCTCCTCCCTACAGTACTTAACCCACCTGTGCGCTGATATTAGGACCTTCCTGCAAAATTTCACTGTGGCGCGCTTTTAAACCAGTATTACAATAACATAGGCAGAAAAAATTGCTTTtgttaggacatttaagtaactATATGATAACGTTAAAGCTTACCTCAGAAATCTTACTAGCAGTCACCGGCGCTTAGTTGCAGTCGAGACCTTTAAAACGCGCatacagtaaatattaaatTCCATAATCTAACAAAATCTTTTGTCAAATGAAATGTTAACGAGTTTACCGtggtaaagatttttttttaccttgcttgctggtctctctctctctcggggAGAAGTCTTCATGGGGTGCATTGGTACACCGGCCACAGACTGTGGCGCTGCCGCGCTGGTTCTGTCTCTAACATACCCTGGACGCGAACGACGCAATCCAACAAAAGACAGAACCCATTACAGTAACTGTTTGTACCGAATGCTCCGGCACAACACGACAAATCCCAGACATTGGGACAGTATAACTTACTGATTCCCCGTTATATGTACGGTACTCCGAGTCCAAGCGCTCGCGCTATTTCTGACACAAGGTTTGCATTTTGTAAAGGTCCAGTAGCTTCAGTGTGTTCAGTATAGACAGCCGCGGGCTGTTAGCATTGTAGACACGCGGTGTAAGGCAAATCATGCCAAACCAAATGTACAAAAtaggaaaataaaaaaacacgATGGAATGGAGCCAGAGGATCCGTTACAGCAAATACAGTAGTACactgcaaatttttttttttttttttttttttttttttattatgcatCAAACAATgatacaaacacacagacaaaaaCCTCTACAGGAATGACATTTCACAAAATCTTAATGTAAAGTTCCACAAACAaataagagaaagaaaaacaaaaaaaaataaaaaataaacaacatctTAAAACACATACAGAGGAAGCATTATGCATCAGAGGTATTACCAAACAAATCATCATAAGATTTCAAAAATCTGTCacttttcttgtttttaatcaatttaagaGATTTGAGAAAAGCATCAATCTCAATTAAAAAGTGTGAAAAGGTAGGCTGCGAGTTAGAGAATTTTTGtttatgaataaaaaattttccagataaaataaaaaattaacaatatAATTTATTGAAGTATTAGTTGAACCTTTATAATAACAAATTATATCTTTTAATTGAAAGGATTTGGAAGAATCAAGATGTTGACCTATATGAAGATACAAGCTATTCCAAAAGTTTTGagtttttttcacattggaAAAATAAATGGATCAGCGTTTCCTCATTATTTCTACAAAAAGAGCAAGAATTGTTAATCTCCATATATTTTGCCACAGTTCCATTTACAGGATATATTTTatgtagtattttaaaatgaacttcTTTGGTTTTATTTGGGATGCAGTATTTATGAGGTAACAGCCAAGTTTCCTTCCAGTCTATAGAATCAATAAGAGATGCCCAATAAAATTTGCCTTTAGGagtattacatgttttattttgaagtatttgtctaatatgcttattattacattttttgttaaatatactaATTCCATCTAAAATCAAATCAGGTTCTTTTGTGTCACTCTTACTAACAGTTAGATGACATTTAACAAGTTGAATTAGACCAGAAGGAACCGCTTTAATTACTGCATTATATTCTTTAAACGGTAAGGGGAAATTATGAACAGACATAAAGTTTTCATAAGACAAAAAATTACCTGATTTATCAAAAATAGAAAGAATACCAATTATATTCCTATTAAACCATGTAGAGAGAAAAATAGATTTATTCCTAATCATTATATCAGAGTTGTTCCACAGAAAGGTTTTATGTGGTGAAAAATTGTGGGTGTAGCATAACTTCCAAGCAAGAAGAGCCTGCTGATGAAATTTGGACAGTGCTACTGGCAATCTATTAGGTAAGtagttacattttaataaaaagggAAGGCcaccaatttttgtgaaaatataaTTCGGAATAAAAAACCATAAAGAACTGGGATTAGTTAAACATCTTTTAATCCAATTTATCCTAAAGGTGTTCACTGTGTCACCAAAGTCTAACACTTCAAGTCCACCTTTTTTCCATCTGCcttcatttgaaaataataccTCCAGAATTTGCCCTTTAAATTTGTGCAAAAGAATTGAAACTCCAGCAGAGTGATTGGAACCATGGctacaataaattaaattaccCCATTGATTCTTCCAGAATTTAACATCCAACTCAGATGAATGGGTTTCCTGAAGGAAAATTAAATCAGTTTCGCagcttttacaaaataaaaaaatagctttcCTCTTTACCACATCGCGCATTCCTCTTACATTTAAAGACATAACAGACAATGAActaaacttgaaatccataacaagtaaataaaagataaaacaaaatataaagtatGTACCAACACCTGAAGAAACTGTATGGAAACTTTACTTTAAAGGAAGGAACGATATACAACCAATTAGGGTCATGGAACAAATAGACCTATATTGTAATATTGAACCTAGATAATCACTGCTTTAATATAaccaacaaaacagaaaaaaaaaaaaaaaaaaaaaaaaaaaaaaaaaattgattaaaataaaaaaatagtactacaaataataatatgaCTGGcagaatgtaaataaattaatctgTGCTAACGAAAATCCAGCATACGATTTAACATAAGAGTCAAGTTTAGCAGTAAACTCTAGATTGGAtcattgagagaaaaaaaaaaaaaaaaaaaaaaaaaaaaaaaaaaataataataataataaaaaattcagTCTCTGCTCAGATATAAAGCACTTATTAACCAGGAGAATCAGCTAAAATAAAGCTGGATACCGTTTAAACCCAGAAAGAACAGAAGAATGCATGGGCCTACTACCCTACTTCACACTGGCAAAGTCAAATCTCTTTCCATCAATTAGAGCAAACGATCCACGGAAAGAAGCCTTTTTCCCTTCATCTCGGGCCTTCTTGACCAATGGCCAAAGCTTTTCTCTTGCCACCCTGTCCTCTGGGGATAAGGCCTCAGTAAGTCGTAGCTTGTTGTCACGCAGGAACTTACAACCTCTGGCAGCTTGCCAAACAATATCTCGGTAACGACGAAGAGCAAACAGGATAATTATAGACCTGTGTGTACCATCATTTCTTCGCGGGCCGAGACGATGGGCGATATCCACCGCATCCTCCATCCTCTCACTGATGCCAGGAACCACGTTGCCAAGGATATCGATTGCAACACGACGGACATCTTCTCCATCCTTTTCTTGTACACCATGCAGCTTCAGCGTCCACCTCCAACTGTACCGCTTGCAGTCTCCGACCTCTTGTTTTAAAGTTTTGTTCATCTGTTTAAGATCCTGAATCTCAGCAGATACGACTCTCAAGGCCTCCTTGTGAGTAGTCACCTCGGTAACAAGCTGATGTACGGTAGAAGACAAGCTTTCAATTTGCTGTGCTGTAACGGCAGTTGTCTTGTCAATAGTTGATATTTTCTGGAACATCTCGTCTCGAAAATCGCGAATGGCCGCTAAAATTTCAGAGGACGACACATCGCGCTCACTGTACTCTCTCTTAGACTTTTTTTGACTCGGCTTTAGAGGGGTGTCGGGAAGAGGAGAAGCTAGAAGGCCATAAATGTTAGGTTGAGAGTCAAACCACTTGCTCGTCGGCTCTTCGCTGTTCGATGCAGTTTGGATCTCAGATGAAAATGTACATGCACTTTGAACAGGATCCATCTGTGACTCAGGTGCAGGTACTGACATGGTAGCAACTGGAGCTTGTTTGTTTCTCTTTCTGCCCATAAATTTGGCTCAAAACGTGAGATTAAGCAACAATCTTGTTTACTTGTTCactcatataaaatatataagctATGTTGGTTGTAATACCGTCCAACCTAAAACTTTCCCGACGACACTTCAGAAACACCACCTCCTATCTTGCCGCCATCTTGGCTCCGCAATCGTACactgcaaatttaaaaaatacagtaaatcgCTGTATGACGTCACAGAAAATTCCCATGATGCAAAGGGAATCacagttatttactgtaaaGAGAATTAGCAGTATAAGGGTGATATATGGTAAATAACTGTAGAAATTACAGAAATGTCTAACAGTGCTGGTCGTCCAAGATATATTGCAGCAGAAGATAAACTTACCCCTACAATGTAGTTAAATTCCCTGCTACATTAATTTGGCATCACAAACAGGATCATACTTAGCCTGTTTTTTGTTGTAGTATTCTGTCCCAGGTCTGTGAGCAAGCAGAAAATTGGCAGAACTGGAAGAACTGAAGAAGGAGTTTGCTGAGATGCAGAGGAGGTTAGCGGAGCAAGCTGGTGCAATGGATCATGCCAGAATGCAACAGCGAAAAGCTCTGTCATTGGCAAGGGCAGTAATGGAGCAGCAAGAATCCACATGTGCACCCCCAGCAACAGTCTATAGAGAGTGTTAGTCCTTGGACCAAGGGATGATTTCCTAAAAAGAGAGATGAAACGGAGGATGAAGGAAGAGCAAAGCTTGACTTTTGCACAACAGATGCAGGATGCCATCACATGGTCTGAGGAAGCACAGTCTGAAGGTAACTTGAAGACTTGAAAAAACTTAAAAgttgtattgtgaaaatatgatgctaatatactttttaaagaTGGTACcctttttgttagtatatttgcaatgTACTATTGAAAAGGGAATGGAGGGGGTGGAATATAGCTTATTTGTAATATACAGTTTGACACGTACTTGATGATAACAGATGCTTTTTTGATACtccaacaatatatatatatatatatatatatatatatatatatatatatatatatatataaatatttaaatgccttttataatgatCATGTTAATCTAGAATCAGAGcgtaatttacaatgcataggCCTAAATTCATCCACTTTTCCAGAAAGACATAAAATCATGTGGCCAGTGTACTGGATGAAGAACATGTTAATGAACCACTTCTGACAAATTATGTTTGAAATGATTATTATTGCCTCTGACATCAACATCATTGTGTAGACCTATTTTACaatctataaatgttttatcctaTAGTTcctatgtatttttaatgatctgaatcataaaataaacataaacatgtggttgaaaacactgaacaTGTGACAAGTGCTGAATGCATCCGTCACTGGCTTAGCAAGTCAGAATCTCGTAATAAATGTAAATCCGACAGTGCTGGCGTGAACGCACCTTGATCCCACCAATGTGATCATAAAAGGTTAATCACACATCAGCAGCACTTGGAAACAACACAAACAGTTTCAGATTGATCAACATATCATTTGACCATTATTCAACtaaaaagtcaaaaaaaaaaaaaaaaatgaataaacactCGCAGAAATCAAATTCGCAGAAAGAGCTGCTTATGGTGATTTCTCCTGGCGAGTTCAAGTCTGACTGGATTTTTTTGCTTTTGCGCCCAGGGAGCaaattgggggttaggtgcctagctcaagggcacctcagtcatttcctgctggtattgagaatcaaacccACAACTTTTGTGTTACCAGTCTGACACCTTTAACCATTAGGTCACAACTGCCCCaatttaggcctatttattaGGCAGTATTACGTTTTAACGGAAATTACTATGAAAACTGCCCAAACTCGTGCTTTTGGGGCTATAtgtctttttatttaataaagaaaatgcGAAAGTGTAAAATGAATGAAGGTCAATGTTACAAGAAGGACATGTCTGATCCAGTTTGCTTGCATGTTTTGAGATTATGCTGGCTGGTTTTGAGAAAAGAATGAACAAGTCTCTATTAACTAACCACTATGGATCTATTTGAAAGTTAAGACATTGAGACACACTTACATTTACAAACCCCCAAGTAACTGTTGCTGATGCAGTGGTACAGAGAGTAGTTACATTAGCTCATGCATGTGTGCTGTTAATGGTTACAAGAGATTtacatatataatgtaaataataatccAGGAAATATGTGTGAAATacagtgatttaaaaaaaaattgaatattaattaggatattttgctttaattttacagtttttgtttggTAGCTGCTTTTGCCagtcattgattttttttttatttttttttttaatgggctTTAACGCCTTGAATTttaccctttttttttaatgtatacttTTTACATTGTAAGTATCAGTAAACAAAATGCTGCACGAAATAAGAACCAAATCCTTTGTACACCTTCCCAgaaatgatatttatttattgtctaTAAGACAAGTTCTACTAATCTTATCTGGTTCCAAAATATgatccattttcatttttattttatttatttatttattttttttgacaagGGCTGAATATTTggagaacgttcttataacaaaaatctGTTAGCTGAATAAATAGCCACATGGTCAATGCATATATTGCAAATATAGGCATCATGTTTAGCAGTATTCCCATTTTTGTTCCGTAAGGACCGTCTGACTTTCATTTGACTCTATGTGAAACtgaaagtgtccgacttcacaGCCTTCTTCATCACCGAGGATATACAGCACTTCAGCAACGCCGCAAATATCGACGGATCTTTTGCCAACAGCAAAACAGCAATTAAACGCTTGCAGAAATCAAGACTTAGAACGCGctgtttgtgttcattttttttcaggtgAGTTTACCTCTGACCTCAGCTGTGAGTTCACAATTGTGATGATATGACAATGTAAGAACTCTGCGCTGTTCAACGTTCCTATAATGGAGCGGGACATGGAATATTCGGAACAATTACATGTTCCTCGAACTCTTTTAAATAATTCTAAAGAATTATTTAATTCTTTAGAATTTTTACAGGGTCCAGGCAACAGGAATTGTGGTGTCCAATAACTGCATTGGAAAAACTACTTGAAAAAAGTTCTGTTTTTCAACAGGTTTTTAATTTCCAAGAATGTTCATACgttgaatgtgtttttttgaccttgatggataatatatttcaaaagcaGATCACGTGAGTGCATCCTCTCTCTTTATTCAGAAGAACTTAAGAAACCCGCTAAGTGAGTAATTATAGCCTACACAACAGCTTACTGCTGAGTATAAAATAGCGGACGAGGCACTTTATTTACATAGTGACGTCACCTTTACTTTAGGTTTAGTTGATGTCAAGTGTTGAGCATAAATGGCGCACAGGTAAAGTGATTAACAACGAATGaacattaacatgttaaaaaCCGTGAAGATACATCAGAGTCAAATACAGGCAATGACGGTTGTTAGCCTTATTACGATTTTCACATCGAGGTAGCAACAGCGTTGCataattttaattcatttaaaactGGCAGATAtacatttggaaaaaaaaaaatcataacttCAAAGTCTCTTGTTCTGCGAAATTTATGCAAGAATATTAACATCCGAGTTAGTAGACAGGCTatttatagtcaacagaatgtgttaaaaggaccatcaaaataaagtgaaaccagatgttgatccaggaacatgttgtacttggtgaaaatCACGTTCACCGTGATTCTGAAACCCAAATTGTTTTTTCCTGTCATTGTTGAaaaatttgtatgtttttgaaatTTGTGTTTTGCAGCCAGCAGTAGTCCGGATTTACATTGGCCCAGccaggggcgtagtttgtgtCAAACTGCAGTGTGtatcatctctctttctgtgtgTTTAAAAGGAGAAATGGCAGAAGCCAGTATTTCAGTGGATCAGGACGAGTTCAACTGCtcagtgtgtctggatctcctgaaggatccagtgacgattccctgtggacacagttactgtatgaGCTGCATCACTGACTACTGGAATCAGGAGGATCAGAAGAGAATCTACAGATGTCCATTATGCAAACAGACCTTCACTCCAAGACCGGTTTTAGGTAGGAATGTGGTGATCGCTGAGatggtggagaaactgaagaagacGAGACTCCAAtctgttcctgttcctgttcctcttcctcctcctgttCCTGCTCGTCGTCGTCATCCTCACACTGGATCTGGAGATGTTCAGTGTGACTCCTGCACTGGAAGAAATCAGATAGCAGTGAAGTCATGTCTGGAGTGTCGAAGCTCTTACTGTCAAAATCACCTTGAACATCATGAGAATCTCTTTAGAGGTAAAAGACACAATCTGATGGAtgccactggacgactgcaggacATGATCTGTCCTCAACATGATAAAATGCTGGAAATTTACTGCCGTACTGACCAGCGGTGTATCTGTATGCTGTGTTTGGTGGATGAACACAAAAATCATGACACTGTATCAACTGCAGCAGCGAGGACTGAGAAACAGGTACTGCTTAATACTGGATCTCAGTGAGCGTCTCTCCTCATTTGCTAAGTGATTTTTCTATCAGGGAAACTGaatttttgtgttttactgctcaaaagtttgggataactgtttttttttttgtttgttttttgtattttgatcaaataaatgcagcaatgTTGAGCATACAAATcttttacaaaaacatttattcattaatttaatcatttttgttttctgcAGAGTCATTTGGATgaaacacagagaaacatcCAGAAGAGAATCCAGCAGAAAGAGAAAGATattcagcagctgagagaggctgtggcgtctcataaggtgagtttggagaagaagagaagttcGAGTCTCAGTTTGGACTTTCCTCCAGTGATGGAGCTCTTCTAGTCCcactgaagccactgtgtgattgtgatgtgtgtaacagcgctctgcacagaccgcagtggaggacagtgagaggatcttcactgagctcatccgctccattgagagacGTCGCTCTGAGGTGATTcagctgatcagagatcaggaacgagctgcagtgagtcgagctgaagaacgactggagcgactggagcaggagatcattgatctgaggaggagagacgctgaGATGAAGCAGCTTTCACAAACACAGGATCATGTTCATTTCCTCCAGGTAACACAGATCTTCTCAAACACTGAGGACTTTAACAAGCTTCTGGAATTACAGggagtttgtgtttttatctTTGTGTCTGTAGAGTTTGtcgtctgtctctctctctggatCTACAGATGGCTTCACTGTCAGTTCTCATCTGTCTTTTGATGAAGTAGTGAAATCTGTCTCTCAGCTCAGAGACAAACTGCTGCAGTTCTGCAGCGAGGAGACAGAAAAGATATCTGGAAGAGGTAAATACTCATTTATTGTTAGAAATGAGTTCAGCaccattcattaaatatataaattgtttaatttcttCATGCGAATTAACTATATGCATGGAGtgttctttagaacttctgcaataatataagccagctggaAAACTTCCGGTGAAATGTCAATAGCATCAATAGTGTAATACGTAGTTAATAATCaaaatatagtcacttaaatagtcaggcatagcattaatttagttatttaaaCATAAGatgacataaaaaataaataataaataaataaagatgtaCCTTAGTGTTCCTCCTTGGCTAAATTCAATTCAACCATCGTTTTCACACTTTTGTGTGAAAAAAGCgtcaaaaatgaaatatttattgtgcactttaagttcattgaataaaatgcgagttccctttcaagggaactcgtgTTGCGTCGAGAAATGACGCTATGGGAACGCAACACGTGATGTCGTCCTA includes the following:
- the LOC125265323 gene encoding E3 ubiquitin-protein ligase TRIM47-like isoform X2 — encoded protein: MAEASISVDQDEFNCSVCLDLLKDPVTIPCGHSYCMSCITDYWNQEDQKRIYRCPLCKQTFTPRPVLGRNVVIAEMVEKLKKTRLQSVPVPVPLPPPVPARRRHPHTGSGDVQCDSCTGRNQIAVKSCLECRSSYCQNHLEHHENLFRGKRHNLMDATGRLQDMICPQHDKMLEIYCRTDQRCICMLCLVDEHKNHDTVSTAAARTEKQSHLDETQRNIQKRIQQKEKDIQQLREAVASHKRSAQTAVEDSERIFTELIRSIERRRSEVIQLIRDQERAAVSRAEERLERLEQEIIDLRRRDAEMKQLSQTQDHVHFLQSLSSVSLSGSTDGFTVSSHLSFDEVVKSVSQLRDKLLQFCSEETEKISGRATST
- the LOC125265323 gene encoding tripartite motif-containing protein 16-like isoform X1 translates to MAEASISVDQDEFNCSVCLDLLKDPVTIPCGHSYCMSCITDYWNQEDQKRIYRCPLCKQTFTPRPVLGRNVVIAEMVEKLKKTRLQSVPVPVPLPPPVPARRRHPHTGSGDVQCDSCTGRNQIAVKSCLECRSSYCQNHLEHHENLFRGKRHNLMDATGRLQDMICPQHDKMLEIYCRTDQRCICMLCLVDEHKNHDTVSTAAARTEKQSHLDETQRNIQKRIQQKEKDIQQLREAVASHKRSAQTAVEDSERIFTELIRSIERRRSEVIQLIRDQERAAVSRAEERLERLEQEIIDLRRRDAEMKQLSQTQDHVHFLQSLSSVSLSGSTDGFTVSSHLSFDEVVKSVSQLRDKLLQFCSEETEKISGRVKIVQVILAPECRTREKFLQYSHLLTLDLNSVNNWLHLSDGNTAIALANKKQRYPDHPDRFDSWTEVLCRESVTGRCYWEVEWSGDGRSGVDISVTYKSISRKEEGPLSAAGRNNQSWSFFCSPDYCSFWHNNIETVLPVVNVSSRIGVYVDHSAGILSFYSISDTMSLIHRVQTTFTQPLYAMFGLDKNTTVKLCQLTN
- the LOC125265323 gene encoding E3 ubiquitin-protein ligase TRIM47-like isoform X3, whose protein sequence is MAEASISVDQDEFNCSVCLDLLKDPVTIPCGHSYCMSCITDYWNQEDQKRIYRCPLCKQTFTPRPVLGRNVVIAEMVEKLKKTRLQSVPVPVPLPPPVPARRRHPHTGSGDVQCDSCTGRNQIAVKSCLECRSSYCQNHLEHHENLFRGKRHNLMDATGRLQDMICPQHDKMLEIYCRTDQRCICMLCLVDEHKNHDTVSTAAARTEKQSHLDETQRNIQKRIQQKEKDIQQLREAVASHKRSAQTAVEDSERIFTELIRSIERRRSEVIQLIRDQERAAVSRAEERLERLEQEIIDLRRRDAEMKQLSQTQDHVHFLQSLSSVSLSGSTDGFTVSSHLSFDEVVKSVSQLRDKLLQFCSEETEKISGRGNG